From Coriobacteriia bacterium, the proteins below share one genomic window:
- the kdpB gene encoding potassium-transporting ATPase subunit KdpB: MTETPLTAAVDEAAGSRRRSAAFDGALIATAAAEALRKLNPRTLYRNPVMFVVEIGSAITTVYAVRALFAGAGDSVFLSAITLALWFTVLFANFAEAMAEGRGKAQADALRTMKTDAEANRVQANGAVKVVLASELRKGDVVVVSAGEVIPGDGDVIEGIASVDESAITGESAPVIRESGGDRSAVTGGTRVLSDRIVVTITSDPGETFLDRMIGLIEGASRQKTPNEVALDILLIVLTIIFLLVVVSLRSLARFSGTEVSVSVLIALLVCLIPTTIGGLLSAIGIAGMDRLVQRNVLAMSGRAVEAAGDVDTLLLDKTGTITFGNRQAAEFLPVDGVRDEDLAAAAQLASLSDETPEGRSIVVLAKSFGVREKHLDPNETEFIPFTAQTRMSGVDLGPTRIRKGASDAVIAWVESLGGVVPPDIDRLVRSVSEMGGTPLVVASELKILGVIHLKDIVKGGIRERFEQLRAMGIRTVMITGDNPVTAAVIAREAGVDDFLAQATPEAKMELIRAEQARGKLVAMTGDGTNDAPALAQADVGVAMNTGTSA, translated from the coding sequence GTGACTGAGACACCCCTCACCGCAGCGGTCGATGAAGCTGCCGGGTCGCGACGGCGCTCCGCGGCGTTCGATGGCGCGCTCATCGCCACTGCGGCCGCCGAGGCCCTGCGCAAGCTCAACCCTCGCACCCTGTATCGAAACCCGGTGATGTTCGTGGTCGAGATCGGGAGCGCGATCACAACCGTCTACGCGGTCCGTGCGCTGTTCGCGGGCGCCGGAGACTCGGTCTTCCTCTCGGCGATTACGCTTGCGCTCTGGTTCACCGTGCTGTTCGCGAACTTCGCTGAAGCGATGGCCGAGGGCCGGGGCAAGGCCCAGGCGGATGCCCTGCGCACTATGAAGACGGACGCCGAAGCCAACCGCGTGCAGGCCAACGGAGCCGTGAAAGTGGTGCTGGCCTCGGAGCTCCGCAAGGGCGACGTCGTCGTCGTTTCGGCCGGCGAGGTCATCCCCGGCGATGGCGATGTGATCGAGGGCATCGCCTCGGTCGACGAGTCGGCGATCACCGGAGAGTCGGCACCCGTCATCCGAGAGTCGGGCGGCGACCGTTCGGCTGTCACCGGTGGCACCCGCGTGCTTTCGGATCGCATCGTGGTGACGATCACCTCCGACCCGGGCGAGACGTTCCTCGACCGCATGATCGGACTCATCGAGGGCGCCAGCAGGCAGAAGACCCCCAACGAGGTCGCTCTCGACATCCTCCTGATCGTACTCACGATCATCTTCCTGCTGGTCGTGGTCAGCCTGCGCTCACTCGCCCGCTTCTCGGGCACGGAGGTCTCAGTGAGCGTCCTGATCGCGCTGCTCGTATGCCTGATCCCCACGACGATCGGCGGACTGCTCTCCGCCATCGGCATCGCGGGCATGGACCGACTCGTGCAGCGCAACGTCCTCGCGATGTCGGGTCGTGCGGTCGAGGCCGCGGGCGACGTCGACACCCTGTTGCTCGACAAGACCGGCACCATCACGTTCGGCAACCGGCAGGCCGCGGAGTTCCTGCCGGTGGATGGCGTCCGAGACGAAGATCTGGCCGCAGCCGCCCAACTGGCCTCCCTGTCCGATGAGACCCCCGAGGGCCGCTCGATCGTGGTGCTCGCAAAGAGCTTCGGTGTTCGCGAGAAGCACCTCGACCCGAACGAGACGGAGTTCATACCCTTCACGGCGCAGACGCGCATGAGCGGTGTCGACCTCGGGCCGACGCGCATTCGCAAGGGTGCCTCGGATGCGGTCATCGCGTGGGTGGAGTCGCTCGGCGGCGTGGTGCCACCCGATATCGACCGACTGGTCCGCTCCGTGTCCGAGATGGGCGGCACGCCCCTTGTGGTCGCGTCGGAACTCAAGATCCTCGGGGTGATCCACCTGAAGGACATCGTGAAGGGTGGCATTCGCGAGCGCTTTGAGCAGCTGCGGGCGATGGGTATCCGCACGGTCATGATCACCGGCGACAACCCGGTTACCGCTGCCGTGATAGCTCGCGAGGCGGGTGTCGATGACTTCCTCGCGCAGGCGACTCCCGAGGCGAAGATGGAGCTCATCCGAGCCGAGCAGGCACGCGGCAAGTTGGTCGCGATGACCGGCGACGGCACCAACGACGCGCCGGCCCTGGCCCAGGCCGACGTTGGCGTCGCGATGAACACCGGGACGAGCGCG
- the kdpA gene encoding potassium-transporting ATPase subunit KdpA, with product MPGIAQFLLVMAVVIGAAIPLSRYLQLVLDREPTLLDPVLGPVERLTYRVVGVDPAGEMTWLGYAISLLAFSAVSVVTVFILLLAQGALPLNPNGAASMSPILAFNVAVAFATNTNWQVYAGETGVSHLIQMIGLTWQNFMSAAVGVAVAAALVRGLTRTGTRTIGNFWVDLTRTCLFVLLPLCLVLAIMFVGQGVAQNLSAPIRATGPDGAAQTIPQGPVASQEAIKQLGTNGGGFFNANSAHPYENPTPLTNALQVIAILLLPAALALMVGRFAGDMRQGWVLLGAMVLLFVIGLGAIWGLERGGNPLLMGAGAAQTTSEGVPSGNMEGKEVRFGVAGSALFVNATTAASCGAVNTSHDSLMPLSGGVAMLNIALGEVIFGGVGSGLYGMLIFAMIAVFIAGLMVGRTPEYLGKKLGPKDMKLAMFALLALEAGILITAGAAVVTPAAAAATLNAGPHALSEILYGVTSAVGNNGSAMGGLAAAEPFYAVALSIAMLIGRYLFIVPVLGIAGSMATKKVSPASTGTFPTNGLLFVGLLVGVIIIVGALTFFPAYALGPVLEQLLVGTGRTF from the coding sequence ATGCCGGGCATAGCGCAGTTCTTACTCGTGATGGCTGTGGTCATCGGCGCAGCGATTCCGCTCTCCCGCTATCTACAGCTGGTGCTCGATCGAGAACCCACCCTCCTCGATCCGGTTCTCGGCCCGGTCGAACGGCTGACGTACCGGGTGGTCGGGGTGGATCCGGCCGGTGAGATGACGTGGCTAGGCTACGCGATCTCTCTGTTGGCCTTCTCGGCCGTCTCCGTCGTCACGGTGTTCATCCTGCTACTCGCTCAGGGCGCGCTGCCGCTCAACCCAAACGGGGCCGCCTCCATGTCGCCGATCCTCGCATTCAACGTGGCCGTCGCGTTCGCCACCAACACCAACTGGCAGGTCTACGCGGGCGAGACAGGCGTCAGCCACCTCATCCAGATGATCGGCCTCACCTGGCAGAACTTCATGTCGGCGGCGGTTGGGGTCGCTGTGGCGGCCGCGCTCGTACGCGGACTGACTCGCACCGGCACGCGTACCATCGGCAACTTCTGGGTGGACCTGACTCGCACCTGTCTGTTCGTGTTGCTCCCTCTCTGTCTCGTGCTGGCGATCATGTTCGTCGGGCAGGGCGTGGCGCAGAACCTCTCCGCGCCGATACGGGCGACGGGGCCCGATGGAGCCGCACAGACGATTCCTCAAGGCCCGGTCGCATCACAGGAGGCCATCAAGCAGCTCGGCACGAATGGCGGCGGGTTCTTCAACGCGAACTCAGCTCACCCTTATGAGAATCCGACTCCGCTGACCAATGCACTGCAGGTCATCGCGATTCTTCTCCTACCTGCGGCGCTCGCGCTCATGGTCGGGCGTTTCGCCGGGGATATGCGGCAGGGGTGGGTCCTGCTGGGCGCGATGGTGTTGCTGTTCGTCATCGGCCTGGGTGCGATCTGGGGGCTGGAGCGCGGCGGCAACCCGCTGCTGATGGGCGCCGGAGCTGCTCAAACGACCTCGGAGGGCGTGCCGAGCGGCAACATGGAGGGCAAGGAAGTGCGTTTCGGTGTCGCGGGCAGCGCCCTGTTCGTCAACGCCACGACGGCCGCTTCGTGCGGCGCGGTCAATACCAGTCACGACAGCCTGATGCCACTTTCGGGCGGGGTCGCCATGCTCAACATCGCCTTGGGCGAGGTCATCTTCGGGGGTGTCGGCTCAGGGCTCTACGGGATGCTCATCTTCGCCATGATCGCGGTATTCATCGCCGGGCTGATGGTGGGTCGCACACCCGAGTACCTCGGCAAGAAGCTGGGGCCAAAGGATATGAAGCTCGCGATGTTTGCGCTGCTCGCGCTTGAAGCCGGCATCCTCATCACCGCTGGTGCCGCAGTCGTGACGCCGGCAGCGGCAGCCGCCACGCTCAACGCCGGCCCTCATGCGCTGTCCGAGATCCTGTACGGCGTGACGTCGGCCGTTGGCAACAACGGTTCGGCGATGGGCGGGTTGGCCGCAGCGGAGCCGTTCTACGCAGTGGCGCTGTCCATCGCGATGCTCATCGGCCGTTACCTCTTCATCGTTCCCGTGCTGGGAATCGCCGGGTCGATGGCGACCAAGAAGGTCTCGCCCGCGAGCACCGGGACATTCCCGACCAACGGGCTGCTGTTCGTGGGCCTGCTCGTCGGCGTGATCATCATCGTCGGCGCGCTGACATTCTTTCCCGCATACGCCCTCGGCCCGGTACTCGAGCAACTGCTCGTAGGTACCGGCCGCACATTCTAG
- the kdpF gene encoding K(+)-transporting ATPase subunit F, translated as MMSESGIIGAIAVALLAYLVWALVFPERL; from the coding sequence ATGATGAGTGAAAGCGGCATCATCGGTGCGATAGCGGTGGCCCTTCTGGCCTATCTCGTGTGGGCGCTGGTCTTCCCGGAAAGGCTCTGA